One genomic segment of Pseudomonas sp. p1(2021b) includes these proteins:
- a CDS encoding cupin domain-containing protein: MSLTRIRLDEQPGFSELTALGDDGALARTAAHQTLPDGKGTTGVWECTPGTFRRQVAQAEYSYIVAGEGSFTPEHGQPIAFKAGDALYFEANTQGTWDIRTTVRKTYLILD, encoded by the coding sequence ATGTCCCTGACCCGTATCCGCCTGGACGAGCAGCCAGGTTTCAGCGAACTCACCGCCCTGGGCGACGATGGCGCCCTGGCGCGCACCGCGGCGCACCAGACCCTGCCGGACGGCAAGGGCACCACCGGCGTCTGGGAATGCACCCCCGGCACCTTCCGCCGCCAGGTCGCCCAGGCTGAATACAGCTATATCGTGGCCGGCGAAGGCAGCTTCACCCCCGAGCATGGCCAGCCCATCGCGTTCAAGGCGGGCGACGCCCTGTACTTCGAGGCCAATACCCAAGGCACCTGGGACATCCGCACCACCGTGCGCAAGACCTATCTGATTCTCGACTGA